Proteins co-encoded in one Methanomassiliicoccales archaeon genomic window:
- a CDS encoding type I restriction enzyme HsdR N-terminal domain-containing protein yields the protein MLPHLLAAKEQNINEADTVVRIIKVLEDVLGYDPMSEISREAQLRDKYVDLMIKIGGVPKLIIEAKAAGVELRDRHIEQAENYASKNNYPWVLLTNGVVWRLYHLTFEEGIEYDVAFNVDLSKDDFNHCADTLAVLHRSSIASNKLAAFWACRVALSPDSISKALLHEDVLNELRRQIKKDTGTNMEIDELAEALHDMFSQEVREQVGAMRIRKNRKPPAKPQGEKAVPVEAEMPPVGEVSEMPGAPCIKPVVDEETAEKDEKKQQ from the coding sequence ATGCTGCCGCACCTGTTGGCGGCCAAGGAACAGAACATCAACGAAGCGGACACCGTTGTGAGGATCATCAAGGTCCTCGAGGACGTTCTGGGGTATGACCCTATGTCGGAGATCTCCCGGGAGGCACAGCTCCGAGACAAGTACGTTGATCTCATGATCAAGATAGGCGGCGTCCCGAAGCTGATAATCGAGGCCAAGGCTGCAGGCGTCGAGCTCCGTGACCGGCACATCGAGCAGGCGGAGAACTATGCCTCCAAAAACAACTATCCCTGGGTGTTGCTCACCAATGGAGTAGTCTGGAGATTGTACCACTTGACCTTTGAGGAAGGGATCGAATACGACGTCGCGTTCAACGTCGACCTAAGCAAGGATGACTTCAATCACTGCGCGGATACATTGGCGGTCCTTCACCGTTCATCGATCGCCTCCAATAAGCTGGCCGCGTTCTGGGCCTGCCGCGTTGCTCTGAGCCCCGACTCGATCTCCAAGGCGCTCTTGCATGAGGATGTCCTGAATGAACTGCGACGACAGATTAAGAAGGACACCGGCACGAACATGGAGATCGACGAGCTCGCTGAAGCGCTACATGACATGTTTTCCCAAGAGGTTCGCGAACAGGTCGGTGCAATGAGGATAAGGAAGAACAGGAAGCCCCCAGCCAAGCCGCAAGGAGAGAAGGCGGTGCCAGTCGAGGCGGAGATGCCGCCGGTCGGTGAGGTATCTGAGATGCCGGGTGCTCCTTGCATCAAACCCGTAGTTGACGAGGAGACCGCGGAAAAGGACGAGAAGAAGCAGCAATAG